The following are from one region of the Camelus ferus isolate YT-003-E chromosome 13, BCGSAC_Cfer_1.0, whole genome shotgun sequence genome:
- the FPGT gene encoding fucose-1-phosphate guanylyltransferase isoform X1: MRAALDGGVPGSLPRFRREWAMAATSTPPSVCLREATQRKLQRFSELRGKPVAAGEFWDIVAITAADEKQELAYKQQLSEKLEKKELPLGVQYHVFVDPTGAKIGNGGSTLCALRHLEKLYGDEWNSFTILLIHSGGYSQRLPNASALGKIFTALPLGSPIYQMLELKLAMYIDFPCHMNPGILVTCADDIELYSTGESEFIRFDKPGFTALAHPSSLTVGTTHGVFVLEPFDYLGYRDLEYRCCHRFLHKPSIEKMYEFGAVCRPGSFLQEDLAGGDTPSLKLDPEYVYTDSLFYMDHKSARKLLAFYEKIGTLNCEIDAYGDFLQALGPGATVEYTRNTSNVTKEESELVDMRQRIFHLLKGTALNVVVLNNSKFYHIGTTEEYLFHFTSDGSLKSELGLQSIAFSIFPAIPECSNNKSCIIQSILDSRCSVAPGSVVEYSRLGPDVSVGENCIISGSYIITTAALPAYSFVCSLSLKMNGHLKYSTMAYGVQDNLKKNVKTLSDIKLLQFFGVCFLSCLDTWNLKVTEKLFSGNKTCLSLWNARIFPVCSSLSDSVTTSLKMLNAVQNKLTFSLSSYKLMSIEEMLAYKDVEDMITYREKIFLEITLNKKQSDLDIS; encoded by the exons ATGCGTGCAGCGCTGGACGGCGGGGTACCTGGGAGTCTTCCGCGGTTCCGGAGAGAGTGGGCTATGGCAGCCACGAGTACCCCTCCAAGCGTATGTCTGAGAGAAGCCACCCAGCGAAAGTTGCAGAGGTTTTCAGAGCTGAGAG GCAAACCTGTGGCAGCTGGAGAATTCTGGGATATTGTTGCAATAACAGCAGCTGATGAAAAACAGGAACTTGCTTATAAGCAACAACTGtcagaaaagctggaaaaaaaggaGTTACCTCTTGGAGTTCAATATCATGTTTTTGTTGATCCTACTGGAGCCAAAATTG gaaatggaGGATCAACACTTTGTGCCCTTCGACATTTGGAAAAGCTATATGGAGATGAATGGAATTCTTTTACCATCCTCTTAATTCACTCTG GTGGCTACAGTCAACGCCTTCCAAATGCAAGTGCCCTGGGGAAAATTTTTACTGCTTTACCTCTTGGTAGCCCCATTTATCAGATGCTGGAATTAAAACTAGCCATGTACATTGATTTCCCCTGCCATATGAATCCTGGGATTCTGGTTACCTGTGCGGATGACATTGAACTTTATAGTACTGGAGAATCTGAGTTTATTAGGTTTGACAAACCTGGCTTTACTGCTTTAGCTCATCCTTCTAGTTTGACTGTTGGTACCACACATGGAGTGTTTGTCCTAGAACCTTTCGATTATTTAGGATATAGAGACCTAGAATACAGATGTTGCCATCGTTTCCTTCATAAGCCCAGCATAGAAAAGATGTATGAATTTGGTGCTGTATGTAGACCTGGAAGTTTTTTGCAAGAAGACCTTGCTGGGGGTGACACTCCCTCACTTAAGTTGGACCCTGAGTATGTCTACACAGACAGCCTATTTTACATGGATCATAAATCAGCGAGAAAGTTGCTtgctttttatgaaaaaataggTACACTGAACTGTGAAATAGATGCCTATGGAGATTTCCTGCAGGCTTTGGGACCTGGAGCAACTGTGGAATATACCAGAAACACATCAAATGTCACTAAAGAAGAGTCAGAGTTGGTAGACATGAGGCAGAGAATATTTCATCTTCTTAAAGGAACAGCGCTAAATGTTGTTGTTCTTAATAACTCCAAATTTTATCATATCGGAACAACTGaagaatatttgtttcattttacttcagATGGCAGTTTGAAGTCAGAGCTTGGCTTACAGTCCATAGCCTTTAGCATCTTTCCAGCAATACCAGAATGCTCTAATAACAAATCCTGTATCATTCAAAGTATACTGGATTCAAGATGTTCTGTGGCACCTGGCTCGGTTGTGGAGTACTCCAGGTTGGGGCCTGATGTTTCAGTTGGGGAAAATTGCATTATTAGTGGTTCTTATATCATAACAACAGCTGCCCTGCCTGCATATTCTTTTGTATGTTCCTTAAGCTTGAAGATGAATGGACACTTAAAGTATTCAACTATGGCATATGGAGTGCAAGACAACttgaaaaagaatgttaaaacaCTGTCAGATATAAAGTTACTTCAATTCTTTGGAGTCTGTTTCTTGTCATGCCTAGACACCTGGAATCTGAAAGTTACAGAGAAACTGTTCTCTGGAAACAAGACATGTTTGAGTTTGTGGAACGCTCGTATTTTCCCAGTCTGTTCGTCTTTGAGTGATTCAGTTACAACATCCCTAAAGATGTTAAATGCTGTACAGAACAAGTTGACATTCAGCCTGAGTAGCTATAAGCTGATGTCCATTGAAGAAATGCTTGCCTACAAAGATGTGGAAGACATGATCACTTAcagggagaaaatttttctagaaattacCTTGAATAAGAAACAGTCTGATTTGGACATATcttaa
- the FPGT gene encoding fucose-1-phosphate guanylyltransferase isoform X2: MRAALDGGVPGSLPRFRREWAMAATSTPPSVCLREATQRKLQRFSELRGKPVAAGEFWDIVAITAADEKQELAYKQQLSEKLEKKELPLGVQYHVFVDPTGAKIGNGGSTLCALRHLEKLYGDEWNSFTILLIHSASFQQYQNALITNPVSFKVYWIQDVLWHLARLWSTPGWGLMFQLGKIALLVVLIS, from the exons ATGCGTGCAGCGCTGGACGGCGGGGTACCTGGGAGTCTTCCGCGGTTCCGGAGAGAGTGGGCTATGGCAGCCACGAGTACCCCTCCAAGCGTATGTCTGAGAGAAGCCACCCAGCGAAAGTTGCAGAGGTTTTCAGAGCTGAGAG GCAAACCTGTGGCAGCTGGAGAATTCTGGGATATTGTTGCAATAACAGCAGCTGATGAAAAACAGGAACTTGCTTATAAGCAACAACTGtcagaaaagctggaaaaaaaggaGTTACCTCTTGGAGTTCAATATCATGTTTTTGTTGATCCTACTGGAGCCAAAATTG gaaatggaGGATCAACACTTTGTGCCCTTCGACATTTGGAAAAGCTATATGGAGATGAATGGAATTCTTTTACCATCCTCTTAATTCACTCTG CATCTTTCCAGCAATACCAGAATGCTCTAATAACAAATCCTGTATCATTCAAAGTATACTGGATTCAAGATGTTCTGTGGCACCTGGCTCGGTTGTGGAGTACTCCAGGTTGGGGCCTGATGTTTCAGTTGGGGAAAATTGCATTATTAGTGGTTCTTATATCATAA